A single region of the Anopheles funestus chromosome X, idAnoFuneDA-416_04, whole genome shotgun sequence genome encodes:
- the LOC125762232 gene encoding chromosome-associated kinesin KIF4, translating into MSGPECVKVAVRIRPMSKSEQARGCQSVVEQASPEHPQILVCGGRSPSDIFSYSYVFPPSAAQSQVYDQSVAPLVTKVLAGYNATILAYGQTSSGKTYTMGTDVSGEMNTNMGVIPRAIIDIFRLLSDDSDGTPRANMNTHVTCSFIEVYQDNVYDLLEDKSGNERQPIEIREAVGGEVVLAGLTEVEAVTQESAFSCLMRGSTGRVVRATAMNNVSSRSHAIFTLTIQQTSTDGPSNVLRSKIHLVDLAGSERSKKTATTGDRFKEGVEINKCLLALGNVITALGTNSGAGKMHIPYRTSKLTRLLQDSLGGNSYTLMIACVSPADYNLSETYSTLRYAYRVCKIKNKPIINQDPQQARIKELEATIQDLRLYILSLKSGQDADGDGERQDDAEYSIEKPVRPTLQRGLSEAQINSPRKCNTEQQAGSYATVCMLQNSNRVLEKQLRSTLHEIGAHEMRAMIAEKLLEDIEQVLANYGKNDTETDNTPKPVAEGNMHREISLLLSKYNEDLFAQNVAHSRNSSPPANIAESEEIDRKSKYHTQEQMRIHSELSQLKRELAVKEELHRKCTDNNSLVHTITSKRERELTEQLREYEGQISVMEEQLAELNVLLENTKASEKRTKLAEERRRKVQQLESELSVLRQKSLRQAKMLKLNEKDAERIAGLSTEIQQMKVTRVKLQKALRTESENFRQWRVTREKEIIQLKAKDRKREFQLKKLETSYTLQKHIMQRKMDETILVNKRLKATLERRQRNPNTKDRTVLRGAEAAQWIKHELELICNTVEASVTLKMLRTQRAQQAKKLNEMRKQQSELINAGEEDGGDGLMDEHQQQQTELQEEIGQCETDLDYRNAQIADLQQKIHTMDTETQLTTLGEGLASLPETRDAFQRLLEQLVHTHTKLFETRFELVELQATRECQEEALNQTREQLQQAEQQYKEKVVQLERTYEEKLSFLLMQRSAGGSVPAGSSDENAAHTDTVHEEAIHRIEQLRDELESYKQLVEVLQNREKTNTLPRRKCKLPSKLEDHDLDVEMDDEEELNISDDSQLKEQLERELDPDFRGTPLNKRKKQSIVLREGLLPNKTLNTTIHCSCTGNCGTKRCGCQKNGMLCHPNCKCPDGCVNRPLPTISERENTSMNVTDDGANTSGAAVKQENKENIPFTPSNPAPMEKDEREELDILEYVAKYRKRKPLLNV; encoded by the exons ATGTCCGGTCCAGAATGTGTGAAGGTGGCTGTGCGCATCCGGCCGATGTCTAAGTCCGAGCAGGCTCGTGGGTGTCAGAGCGTGGTCGAGCAAGCATCGCCGGAACATCCGCAAATACTCGTTTGCGGTGGACGGTCACCGTCCGACATATTTTCCTACAGCTATGTATTTCCACCTTCCGCTGCTCAATCGCAGGTGTACGATCAGTCGGTGGCCCCACTGGTCACCAAAGTGTTGGCCGGTTACAATGCAACGATCCTAGCGTACGGCCAGACCAGCTCGGGCAAAACGTACACAATGGGTACGGACGTTTCCGGTGAGATGAACACGAATATGGGCGTCATACCACGAGCCATCATCGACATCTTTCGGTTGCTTAGCGACGATTCCGATGGGACACCGCGTGCAAATATGAACACGCATGTTACCTGCTCGTTCATCGAGGTTTACCAGGATAACGTGTACGATCTGCTGGAGGATAAAAGTGGTAACGAACGACAGCCGATCGAGATACGGGAAGCGGTCGGCGGAGAAGTTGTGTTAGCAGGACTAACCGAGGTGGAAGCAGTCACCCAAGAAAGCGccttcagctgtttgatgcgCGGTTCGACAGGTCGTGTTGTGCGCGCGACAGCCATGAATAACGTATCTAGCCGTAGCCACGCCATCTTCACACTCACCATCCAACAAACATCAACCGACGGGCCAAGCAATGTGCTACGTTCCAAGATCCATCTGGTCGATTTGGCCGGATCGGAACGCTCGAAAAAGACTGCCACAACTGGCGACCGATTTAAGGAAGGTGtggaaattaataaatgtttGCTGGCACTTGGCAACGTTATTACAGCACTGGGAACGAACAGTGGGGCGGGCAAGATGCACATTCCTTACCGCACCTCCAAACTTACTCGTTTGCTGCAGGATTCGCTGGGTGGTAACTCGTACACACTGATGATTGCTTGCGTGTCGCCTGCAGACTACAATCTATCCGAGACGTACAGCACACTTCGATACGCGTACCGTGTgtgcaaaatcaaaaacaaaccgatcATCAACCAGGATCCGCAGCAGGCACGTATTAAGGAGCTGGAAGCAACGATCCAAGATTTGCGGCTCTATATACTATCGCTCAAGAGCGGCCAGGACGCTGATGGCGATGGCGAAAGACAAGATGATGCTGAATATTCTATTGAAAAGCCAGTACGTCCCACGCTCCAACGTGGCCTATCGGAGGCGCAGATTAATTCGCCACGAAAATGTAACACGGAACAGCAAGCAGGCTCGTACGCCACGGTCTGTATGCTGCAGAACAGTAACCGTGTTCTTGAGAAACAGCTTCGCTCAACACTGCATGAGATTGGAGCGCACGAGATGCGTGCCATGATTGCCGAGAAATTGCTGGAAGATATTGAGCAGGTACTGGCTAACTATGGAAAAAATGATACCGAGACGGATAATACGCCCAAACCCGTTGCTGAGGGAAACATGCATCGTGAGATTTCTCTGCTCCTGAGCAAATACAACGAAGATCTCTTTGCTCAGAACGTAGCACACTCGAGAAATTCGTCACCCCCCGCGAACATTGCGGAATCGGAAGAAATTGACCGTAAGTCTAAGTATCACACTCAGGAGCAAATGCGTATACACAGCGAGCTGAGTCAGTTGAAGCGTGAGCTTGCAGTGAAGGAGGAACTGCACCGCAAGTGTACGGACAACAATTCCCTCGTGCATACAATCACCAGTAAGCGGGAACGCGAGCTAACCGAGCAGCTGCGCGAGTACGAGGGACAGATCTCCGTCATGGAGGAACAGCTAGCGGAGCTGAATGTGCTGCTCGAGAACACCAAGGCGAGCGAGAAACGGACGAAACTAGCCGAGGAACGACGCCGCAAGGTGCAGCAGCTCGAGAGCGAACTATCCGTACTGCGGCAAAAGAGTTTACGCCAGGCAAAGATGCTGAAGCTGAACGAAAAGGACGCGGAGCGCATTGCCGGCTTGAGTACTGAAATACAGCAAATGAAGGTTACGCGCGTTAAGCTGCAGAAGGCCCTGCGCACCGAGAGCGAAAACTTCCGCCAATGGCGCGTTACCCGGGAGAAGGAAATTATTCAGCTGAAGGCGAAGGATCGCAAGCGCGAGTTCCAGCTGAAGAAGCTCGAAACATCGTACACGCTGCAGAAGCATATTATGCAGCGCAAGATGGATGAAACGATACTGGTGAACAAGCGTCTGAAGGCAACGCTCGAACGCCGGCAGCGCAATCCCAACACGAAGGACCGGACGGTGTTGCGCGGTGCCGAAGCAGCCCAGTGGATCAAGCACGAACTGGAGCTAATATGCAATACGGTCGAGGCGTCGGTAACGCTGAAAATGTTGCGCACCCAGCGGGCACAGCAGGCGAAAAAATTGAACGAGATGCGCAAACAGCAGTCGGAACTGATCAACGCCGGTGAGGAGGACGGTGGCGATGGGTTGATGGAcgagcatcagcagcagcagaccgAGTTGCAGGAAGAGATCGGTCAGTGTGAAACCGATCTGGACTATCGCAATGCACAGATCGCCGATCTGCAGCAGAAGATCCACACCATGGACACGGAAACGCAGCTAACGACGTTGGGCGAAGGGTTGGCCAGTCTGCCGGAAACACGGGATGCCTTCCAGCGACTGCTGGAACAGTTGGTCCATACGCATACCAAACTGTTCGAGACGCGGTTCGAGCTGGTGGAATTGCAGGCGACACGCGAATGTCAGGAAGAAGCGCTGAACCAAACCCGCGAACAACTGCAGCAGGCTGAGCAGCAGTACAAGGAGAAGGTGGTGCAGCTCGAGCGTACGTACGAGGAGAAGCTCTCCTTCCTGCTGATGCAACGTTCCGCTGGTGGTAGCGTACCGGCTGGCAGCAGCGACGAGAACGCTGCCCACACGGACACCGTGCACGAGGAAGCGATCCACCGTATCGAACAGCTGCGTGACGAGCTCGAATCGTACAAACAACTTGTCGAGGTATTGCAGAATCGAGAGAAGACAAATACTCTGCCACGCCGAAAATGTAAGCTACCGTCCAAGCTGGAGGATCATGACCTGGACGTCGAAatggatgacgaagaggaaTTGAATATATCCGACGACAGCCAACTAAAGGAGCAACTGGAAAGGGAACTTGATCCCGATTTTCGTGGCACACCGCTGAACAAGCGAAAGAAG caATCGATAGTTTTACGCGAAGGACTACTTCCAAACAAAACGCTCAATACCACGATCCACTGCAGCTGCACCGGTAACTGTGGGACGAAACGTTGCGGTTGTCAAAAGAACGGCATGCTATGCCATCCCAACTGCAAGTGTCCGGACGGCTGCGTTAATCGCCCGCTTCCCACCATTAGCGAACGCGAAAATACGTCGATGAATGTTACCGACGACGGTGCAAACACTTCGGGCGCTGCGGTGAAACAAGAGAACAAGGAAAACATACCTTTCACCCCGAGCAATCCGGCACCGATGGAGAAAGATGAAAG GGAAGAGCTGGACATCTTGGAATATGTTGCGAAGTACCGTAAGCGTAAACCGTTgctaaatgtttaa